The proteins below are encoded in one region of Micromonospora pisi:
- a CDS encoding putative bifunctional diguanylate cyclase/phosphodiesterase, whose amino-acid sequence MLVLTAAVLAAALAAAGAGLAVPAQLPPDDPLGSVEPLVRIAIVAGVFALAQLARLRFRVATGMVSVTWGEAALVIGLYLMPAGWLPVAALVGAGLGWGLLSIFPDRRSVVEVVHIAASLTAAVAVATTVATAFGAPLGAGLTPALATALLLGALTYLLATGWLAALTMSLRHRLPMGQLLLRALRGKLLMFVGNVLVGLAVVTILEHSPRWLLVLPPVWWLLQQTYDQRLRADDERRTWRAFAEATSTLNQLDERDVATAGVSGALAVFGADGVDLDVARGDGRWRRYSVTAGGPVTDQDLVVRPQREIGDPVLSRPLEIGNAQVGELRVRLPRSVVPGERDQDVLSAFADALAAALHDAASHQELRIMAAQSSYEAVHDPLTKLVNRAAMLSKGDLALHRLGHDHPVALLLLDINNFKEVNDTLGHAAGDELLQVTARRLQELRCDGEVLGRLGGDEFALLITSLPATPVPATPVPATPLPATPLPLPVATELNIFGEWPASLPYPLRRAREIVAQLAAPTEVAGVRMSVEASVGVVVAGAGTADMTELLRRADIAMYQAKAGGGSVASYDSSQDAASTDQLALLAELREALASDDQLMLALQPAVDLATGAPTGVEALIRWRHPRRGRLGPVDFVRTVEGSELLGPFTRYVIDKALAVAADWARHGLDVPISINLSARSLLDPRLPAEVAESLRRHQVPAHRLVLEITETVVMSELGVIDEVLSELRAMGIQLAVDDFGTGFSSLTFLTRVPVDELKVDRSFVMAMADSPEAAAIVRSTVGLGRELGLRVVAEGVETADQRAALVELGCTAAQGYHFFRPMPSDKIVTVLRSQLDSAQQARIFPLRADGAS is encoded by the coding sequence ATGCTCGTCCTCACCGCGGCGGTGCTGGCGGCGGCGCTCGCCGCCGCCGGTGCCGGGCTCGCGGTCCCGGCCCAACTGCCACCGGACGACCCGCTCGGCTCCGTCGAACCGCTCGTCCGGATCGCCATCGTCGCCGGGGTGTTCGCGCTCGCCCAGCTCGCCCGGCTGCGTTTCCGGGTCGCCACCGGCATGGTCAGCGTGACCTGGGGCGAAGCCGCCCTCGTCATCGGGCTCTACCTGATGCCGGCCGGTTGGCTCCCGGTCGCCGCCCTGGTCGGGGCGGGACTCGGCTGGGGACTGCTGTCGATCTTCCCAGACCGCCGTTCGGTCGTCGAGGTGGTGCACATCGCCGCCTCCCTGACCGCCGCCGTCGCCGTCGCCACCACCGTGGCCACCGCCTTCGGCGCCCCGCTCGGCGCCGGGCTGACCCCCGCGCTCGCCACAGCGCTCCTGCTCGGCGCGCTGACCTACCTGCTGGCCACCGGCTGGCTGGCCGCGCTGACCATGTCGCTGCGGCACCGGCTGCCGATGGGGCAGCTACTGCTGCGCGCGTTGCGCGGCAAGCTCCTGATGTTCGTCGGCAACGTCCTGGTCGGTCTCGCCGTCGTCACCATCCTCGAACACAGTCCCCGCTGGCTGCTGGTGCTGCCGCCGGTCTGGTGGCTGTTGCAGCAGACGTACGACCAGCGGCTGCGGGCCGACGACGAACGCCGTACCTGGCGGGCCTTTGCCGAGGCCACCAGCACCCTCAACCAGCTCGACGAACGCGACGTGGCGACCGCGGGGGTGAGCGGCGCGCTGGCGGTCTTCGGCGCGGACGGGGTCGACCTCGACGTGGCGCGGGGCGACGGGCGGTGGCGGCGCTACAGCGTCACCGCCGGCGGACCGGTGACGGACCAGGACCTGGTGGTACGGCCCCAGCGCGAGATCGGTGACCCCGTGCTGTCGCGTCCGCTGGAGATCGGCAACGCACAGGTCGGTGAACTCCGGGTGCGGCTGCCCCGGTCGGTCGTCCCCGGCGAGCGGGACCAGGACGTCCTGTCGGCGTTCGCCGACGCCCTCGCGGCCGCGCTGCACGACGCCGCCTCCCACCAGGAACTGCGGATCATGGCCGCCCAGTCGTCGTACGAGGCGGTGCACGACCCCCTGACCAAGCTGGTCAACCGCGCCGCGATGCTGAGCAAGGGTGACCTGGCGCTGCACCGGCTCGGGCACGACCACCCGGTGGCGTTGCTGCTGCTCGACATCAACAACTTCAAAGAGGTCAACGACACCCTCGGGCACGCCGCCGGAGACGAACTGCTCCAGGTGACCGCCCGCCGGCTGCAGGAGCTCCGCTGCGACGGCGAGGTGCTCGGCCGGCTCGGCGGTGACGAGTTCGCCCTGCTGATCACGTCGCTGCCGGCCACGCCAGTGCCGGCCACGCCAGTGCCGGCCACGCCGCTGCCGGCGACGCCGCTGCCGCTGCCGGTCGCGACCGAGCTGAACATCTTCGGCGAGTGGCCCGCCTCGCTGCCGTACCCACTGCGCCGGGCCCGGGAGATCGTGGCCCAGCTGGCCGCACCGACCGAGGTCGCCGGCGTACGGATGTCGGTCGAGGCATCGGTGGGCGTGGTGGTGGCCGGCGCCGGCACCGCCGACATGACCGAGCTGCTGCGCCGGGCCGACATCGCGATGTACCAGGCCAAGGCGGGCGGCGGGAGCGTCGCCAGTTACGACAGCAGCCAGGACGCGGCCAGCACCGACCAGCTCGCGCTCCTCGCCGAGCTGCGTGAGGCGCTCGCCTCGGACGACCAGCTCATGCTCGCCCTGCAACCCGCGGTCGACCTCGCCACCGGGGCGCCAACCGGGGTGGAGGCCCTGATCCGCTGGCGCCACCCGCGACGGGGTCGGCTCGGACCGGTCGACTTCGTCCGTACCGTCGAGGGCAGCGAACTACTCGGCCCGTTCACCCGGTACGTGATCGACAAGGCGCTCGCGGTCGCCGCCGACTGGGCCCGGCACGGACTCGACGTACCGATTTCGATCAACCTCTCCGCGCGCAGCCTGCTCGACCCGAGGTTGCCGGCGGAGGTGGCCGAGTCGCTGCGCCGGCACCAGGTGCCGGCCCACCGGCTGGTGCTGGAGATCACCGAGACGGTGGTGATGAGCGAGCTGGGCGTGATCGACGAGGTGCTCTCGGAACTCCGGGCGATGGGCATCCAGCTCGCGGTGGACGACTTCGGCACCGGCTTCTCCTCGCTCACCTTCCTGACCCGGGTGCCGGTCGACGAACTCAAGGTGGACCGGTCCTTCGTGATGGCGATGGCCGACTCCCCGGAGGCCGCGGCGATCGTACGGTCG